The following is a genomic window from Leptolyngbyaceae cyanobacterium.
GAATCAAATTTACGGTTTGCGCTGTCCGAATGCTAAATGCGATCGCATTTCTCCCTACGAACGGTTAGATTTAGGATGTCCCTGGTGTGGCACTTCTCTAGCGGCAGCAGAAAGTGTTTTAATGAATCCGAATTAAGGGGAGATGGGGAAAAATAGTTTTTTGAATTCTGAATTCTGACTTCATACTTCATCCTTCATCCTTCCAAATATGAACCCACAACCTTTGCGAATTCGGCTGACTTGGGAAGACCCCGCGACTGGAGAACGACGAGAACCAATTTTCGCCGTTCCCATTGCTTTAGGACGAGAATTTTCCCAAATGCCTGCCGAATTGCGAGGGATGCGGGTTTCTCGCTTAGTGCTAAATAGTGCGGAAGTTTCTCGCTATCATGCGTTAATCGATGAAAATAGCGGCGGATTAGAAGTAATCGACCAAAATAGCTTCAATGGGGTTTTTGTCAACGGTCAACGTCAAAATCGATCGGCCTTGGCAAATGGCGATACCATCCAAATTGGCCCTTACCAAATTACGATTTCATTTGCTGCAACGTCAGCGCCAGCAATTCCCACCACTACGATCTCGACGATTAATTTTCATCCAGAAACAGGTTTACCCGACCCCCGCCAAGCTGCATCACCTCCGCCACCGATTACCCCAGCAGCAAATTTTCCTCCCGCCGCATTCGGACAACCGCAAGTAAATGTGCAAGACCTTCACGCCACCGGTTTACTAGTGGAAGAAATCGATTATGCTGCTCTAGGGGCAGGATTGGGTAGTTATATTTGGGTGGATTTGCTGCGAATTTGGGGTGTGAAAAGCGATCGCATTCTCGCTTTAGGATTAGAAGAGAAGCCTTACGCCCGTTATCAAAGGCTTTGTATGAATTCCCAAATTCCTTTGTATGAAAGATTGCGATCGAATTCCGATTCCTGTCCCGATAACATTTGGGGATGGCCAAGTTACGCATGGCGAGAAGCTTGGCACGATTTATGCAAAGGAAAAATCCCCGACGCATTTACCTATCTTTGGCAAGTATTTGCGGAACCAACTTTTGCCCAAACCTATACTCCTCGCGCCGGAAACGTTTTTGATTCGATCGATCGAGAAGCCTCGCGAATCGGTTGGGATCGCATCTTTCGTTACGGTAGCGTCAGGGCAATTCGCAAAACCACAGATGGCAGATATGCCATTGCTTATTCTCGCCGTCGTTCCAGTACTGGTAGTCCAGACCACGCTTTTTTAATTGCCCAATACGTTCATCTCGCCACCGGTTACCCGGCGATTCAATTTTTACCAGATTTAAAAGAATACCGAGAAAAAACCAAAGACTTTCAATCTGTCGTCAACGCCTACGAACCCCACGAACAAGTTTATCAACACTTAGAACAACAAGGCGGAACCGTAATGATTCGCGGGCGGGGCATCGTTGCTTCTCGCATCTTACAAAGACTTTATGAAGCGCGACAAAAAAATAAGTATATTTCCATACTTCACCTGATGCGATCGCCCAAACCCCAAGGTAACAAATTTGCCAAAGCCCAAAGAAAAGTCGAAAATCACTATGAATTTCAACCCTTTAACTGGCCGAAAGCTACTTGGGGCGGCGATTTAAGAGAAATCCTCGAAAAAGCTGACCCCGACGAAAGAAAGCGCTTGCTAGCAGACTGGGGCGGTACTACCACCGCCGAACGCCACGACTGGAAACGCATCGTCGCCCAAGGATTAAAAGAAGGTTGGTATCAAATCACCTTTGGGGAAGTGGAAAAAGTAGAACGGGACGACGCCCAAAACCGCACCGTTAGCTACATTCGAGAACAAGGATTAAAAGGACAAATTCGG
Proteins encoded in this region:
- a CDS encoding FHA domain-containing protein; this translates as MNPQPLRIRLTWEDPATGERREPIFAVPIALGREFSQMPAELRGMRVSRLVLNSAEVSRYHALIDENSGGLEVIDQNSFNGVFVNGQRQNRSALANGDTIQIGPYQITISFAATSAPAIPTTTISTINFHPETGLPDPRQAASPPPPITPAANFPPAAFGQPQVNVQDLHATGLLVEEIDYAALGAGLGSYIWVDLLRIWGVKSDRILALGLEEKPYARYQRLCMNSQIPLYERLRSNSDSCPDNIWGWPSYAWREAWHDLCKGKIPDAFTYLWQVFAEPTFAQTYTPRAGNVFDSIDREASRIGWDRIFRYGSVRAIRKTTDGRYAIAYSRRRSSTGSPDHAFLIAQYVHLATGYPAIQFLPDLKEYREKTKDFQSVVNAYEPHEQVYQHLEQQGGTVMIRGRGIVASRILQRLYEARQKNKYISILHLMRSPKPQGNKFAKAQRKVENHYEFQPFNWPKATWGGDLREILEKADPDERKRLLADWGGTTTAERHDWKRIVAQGLKEGWYQITFGEVEKVERDDAQNRTVSYIREQGLKGQIRLEADFIIDATGLDAHVTASPLLDDLVDCYKLPLHENGRLVVANDFEIADMRNQRGRIYAAGAITLGGPYAAVDSFLGLQYAALCAVDSLATLRTPGLHRLNPLTSFIQWLKWAINRSPS